The window ttctcccgaaagtgtcgccttggaaaggtgtcatccgattcaggaagcggggcaagttgggcccaaggtacattggaccattcagggttgcagctcgggtgggcaaggtagcatacaggctggatctgccagccgaactcagtcagatccacaacaccttccacgtctcccagctgcggaagtacctggtggacgactcagcggtggtacccctagaggatattcaggttgatgacaacttgaattacattgagaggccagtGGCAATCCTCGATCGGAAGTCTAAGGATTTGAGAAACAAGAGGGTGggactcgtgaaggtgcaatggcagcaccggaaggggtcggagtggacttgggagccgatggaagagatgatggagcactaccccgagctgtttcaggagcgagcagcagacttcgaggatgaagtctaaaataagtgggggagatttgtagcacctagttcttggtacgtattctttgtaattaactctttaatatttgcatttttggccttggactcggcgagttgaaggaccaactcgccgagtaaaagcgggataagacgcgggacttaagtgatggactcggcgagtcgggtcccggactcggcaagtaggtactgttcggacaaaaaccctaatccgagggtttgcaccctatttaagcaatgttatgacgGCCAtattgtcccttatgctccctAAAACActtctcattgaaaccctagccgtttgtgctttgttgaggccatttttggtgttcttgtgtggttgttaagcttggaaggaaggaagGAGCTTGGAACTTGAGTTGGGACCAGTAGATCCAAGGATTTTACTTCATTTTCAGTAGCTTCAAGGTATAATGCCCCTGTCTTGACTCATCCatgtgtttattcatctttaACTTGGGATCTCTTTGGATTTCTAAGTCATATTTCGGATTTGGAAGTGTTGAgtgggttttgacttcagatctggaccttaagaagggtctcatggcataaaggtgccaactttagggccatgagagccccatgcacattgtaggacactttatATGGGTTTTTGAGCTAAAAAACCCATGCAtatgcatcaagtttggaactttacgtacaAAGTGAAcattaggaggtcagatctatggctttggtgtgttagatctcatttaaatcgactgtatggaattggtcaagattggactcgacgagtgcatgagtagactcgacgagtccaaggcaatcttcttgtggatgaagatgaactcgacgagttgttcatacaactcaacgagtcaaggacaggacctgtttatcagttgaagatgaactcgatgagttgttcatacaactcagcgattcggatgaagattcagtcgatgtccatttagaaggaaaactcgtcgagtcatcgcctaactcgacgagtagagacgattGTAAGAtcaaatggaaggatagggactcggcgagttggcaagccaactcggcgagtcaggtcaactggtagttgactttgactttgacttggtcgggggtaaagtagtcattttaccctaaggaaagttagcagtgtttgatggactgttttgtgggaattatagccggaggatttccggagcagcagcagcagatagacagttcccgcacagatcagcagctacttcgaggtgagttaccttccagtagcggtgggtctacgaccacaatgccgacccatcagtaggagttgtatgattagatgattgtctatgtgatattcaTCTGGGTTTGCTAATACctaatatgtttatgtgctagtatgatataatgctatgtgctagtgacagtaggggagatagtccccagagtaccggtcgatagggccaaaggggtagttatgcccaaccatgctagatagggtatgtgatatgtgttatgtggtagtagtagggggttaaatagtccccagtatccggtcgagaggaccgaaggggagaccagaacctagatatgctagccagcatccagtcgagaggaccgaaggggaggccagcacccaaatatgctagccagtatccggttgagaggaccgaaggggtaggtcgggcacccatatatgtctgacaatatatatatgttatgtggttgtatggtatgtggtacgatgggggaactcactaagcttcatgcttacagtttttagttttggtttcaggtacctcttcatcgaaggggaaggagctgacgTGGTTGCGGCTGCACAGCATACACACACACTGTTTTTCGCTTTACGAgcttattctgggatttgtactctgatattgggttgttttcatattttggttttcagacacgatgtatgttatgaaatggcttgattagacaatgttttatttacaaatgttttccaaagtattgattttaaaaacgaaatttttgggcgtgaaatttgggtcgttacaaaattTAACTTAAATGGtaaacattttaaaaaccatatcattttggtaaatatctttttaaaatacaatattttggtaaaaaaaatctAGATTTGACAGGGAAAAAAACACATCATTATTTTATAGACTTTTATTGTTTAAGTTATTaaatataaaacttaaaatttaCTAGAGACTAAAAGTACTAGAGATGGAGACCAATAACATGAAATAAAACAACATTTTCAATAAAGTTTGCTCAATGTAGTGAAGgaatttaaaatacaaaaaaaaaattatctacaTCAATAGAATTGTGCTTGTCTCCTATATATGAAGCTATTTGATAATTATGCTACCAAAACTGACTCCCAACATGTTGTGACCAATTTTGTAAGGCCCTGTTCTGAATCGCTTTCTTAATTCGGGACTGTGGCCTGAGGATGGATTATCATAAGGCTTGGGGCCTTTGGAAGAGAGAGATCTAAACCCATTTACGTATAGATAATGTAAATGAGGTGATCCAGGAGCCGGGTTGTATCTTGAAGCCAAAGGGGTATATCGGTTAAGTGGCAGTTCGAGCCCTTTATGGGTTTTGGGTTTTATTCGGAAGGCTGTAAGGCTTGGGCGCGTCATTAAGGGCGTAGGGCTTTtcaccaccttttcgtggatataaagttcgttagAAACaaacttagaacgaagaagttatagtaCTTTGAAGTTGTTGGCAAAATCGGTCCTTGAATGGAAAAGCTTGCATTTCAGCacatgcatgcaaggtggcaACTAggtgagtatgcccaacgtaagttGGGGTACGCCCGATGTAGGGTTGGATAAGTGAAATGCGGAAGGTTgagcagtacgcccaacgtacgtttagagatcctaaaccctaattttgggggctaaacactatataaagaacaaaaTGCCCTAGATATCAGCCTCCCTCTCATCCTTAGACAgccaccacgaaaccctaatcctcccttgagtgttcttggagctttggaggccattagagagcattttggtgttgtGAAACCATTTTCCAAGCAAGCAAAGAGCaaagcaaggtggtggttcaaagaCGAAGCTGTAGATTCGAGATTGTTGCTTCATTTCAGATCATCTTGAGATATAAAGTCTGGAACTTTCCTcaagtatgcttagatctagtgtagtttggttttggagtcattttggtcccaagtatgGATCTTTACGGTTCAAATCCGACTCCTAggcttagagttgccactctcaGTGTTAAACGAGTCCCTAAGGcggaaagttgccatcttgaatgtcttaatgggttcatgcatgagttaagaccatttTCATGGATGTAGAttatcatttttggagtttgagcttatgtgggacatgcaaagtcaccaagtccgtGACTTTATGGATTTAGACGTTAAGAAGAACTTAGATTTGTGATTTAGACCATTGACTGGAAGCATTGAGTGCTTAATAGCAAAAAGAGCTTAACAagggagtacactgggcgtacaagcTCGTACGCGCAACATACATGTCACAAGCCTAGTACGCTCTGCAtacattatatttttgttttaaacCCAAAATAAGCTACCTAAATGGGTTAGTTTTCAAGTAACAAATTACCATTTTCCAAAACAAATTAGAATTCATTGCTAGGGTTTATCTTCCCGTTACATTGACATCAAAGTTGAGTGTTCAAACATAAATGTTTTCGAAGAGAAATAATTATCAAAAGAAACTATTAACATCCGTCGCTTGGCGTGGGTAAAcggatagtatatatatatatatatatatatatatatatatatatatatatatatatatacacatttcTTTTAGTTTCTTGACAACATAATGATTTCCTCGACAAGGTTGTTCACGTTCAAGGTCGATGAACCATTGGGAGCGGTTGCCAGAAGAGCCTTTTCCTTCCACTCCAATGCTTTCTTCCTCATCATGTGACCTCCGTCTCCCATCAACTCCTTTACAAGCTTACTAACTTCCTCCCTTTTCACCTCCTTCTCCATCTCCATCCCAACTTCCCATTCCTTGCATATATACCTACAATTAGTCAGTTGGTCCCACAAATAAGGCCAACATATCATTGGTACACCAGCGGACAAGCTCTCGATGGTGGAACCCCAACCACCGTGTGTCAAGAACCCTCCAATGGAAGGGTGCTCCAGCACCTTTTCTTGTGGACACCAGCTTCCTATAAAACCTCTCTTTTTAATAACCTCCTCAAACTCAGGAGGCAAAACTGCGGATTCTCCAACAACCACATCCGATCTAATTATCCAAAGGAAATAGTGGTTGCTATTAGCAAGTCCCCAACCAAATTCTATAAGATCTTGTAAAGACATTACTGTTGAACTCCCATAGTTCACATAAATCACAGAGTTTAATTCCTTGGATTCGAGCCATTGCAAACACTCTGTTTCTTCTTTCCATAAGCTGTATCCATTAAAATTCGACATTTGAGCTTGTCTTTCCTTTGCCGGAATCTGATTAAGAAGTAACTGCACTGGACCAACCGTGTAAACATGAGGAATCATGGACGAAAGAGCATCCACAAGACTAGTCTCCAATGTGTCAAACGTGTGAATAATATTGTATGAGACTTTGTGGGCATTTTGTGTAGCTTCCATAGAAAACGTAAACAGTTTGTCTGTAGGGTCTGTTGTCCGGATATTGGTCGGTAAATGCTTAAGCTGGATTCTTTTCATTCCCGGGATCCAATCAACAATGGTTTCTAAAAATCCATTTGTCAGGTAACTTTCATCTGTTTGCATGAATGACAGCTGTTATTACATGTTTTACATATACATGAGAagggccatatatatatatatatatatatatatatatatatatatatatatatatatatatatatatatatatatatatatatatatatatatatatatatatatatatatatatatatatatatatatatatatatatatatatatatatatatatatatatatatatatatatatatatatatatatatatatatatatatatatatatatatatatatatatatatatatatatctcaaacACACATAGAAAAACAAACCTTTAAGTGGTGTAAGTCCTTTCTCCATGAGAGATTTGGTCTGGTAAAAACCCATGAAGCCACAAGCTGCAAGCGTCCAGTAGAGCATGACCGGGATTCCCAACTTTTTTGCAGCATCAATGGTGAAAACCGACATGAAGCCATCAGAGATGATAAGAGTTGGAGGAGATGAGAGTTTGGTTGCAAGATCAAGAAAAGGAGTCAGGAAGTGGGTTTCAACACAATGAAGGAGATGTTCTAGACCATCGTCATCTTCAGAACTACGAGGAATGCTGTCAGGAATGGATGCAAATTGGAAACCATTTGATCCATCGAGACTGTGGACACCACCAGACTTGAGCAAACGCTTGTGGATGAACTCTGTGTTAATGAATGTTATTTGGAGTCCCTTGTGGTGAAGAAGCTGCGCTAGTTTGAGCATCGCCTTAACGTGGCTTTGTGCTGGAAGTGGGATAAAGATGACATGAGGCTTCTTCTCAGTTTTGGCCATTGTCTCCATTCTACTGTGTCTGTTTTCGAAGGGGTTGTGGTGTGTATTTATGGGCTTGTTAGTAGCTAAAAATAGATCTACAATCAAATAACTAATACGATTGATATTTTGATTGATGCTGACTGTCTCTCGTCTTTATATATTTAGGATGTAATGTTTGAGTTGTAGTTGCCAATTTGCCATGCCGGCTTTCTATTATAAATTGGAcgaagaagaaactaacatttgATCTATGATCGCAAAAGCCAAAAGGTCGtttttgatgatgaaacataaaaTCTCGAAGATAGTTAAGTTTCAATTACTGGTGGGGTCCAAGTTGGCCAGATATATATTCCAACTTCGATAAATCTCCAAGAATGATATAAAAAACTGAATTATTGTGTTTTACCCTAGAATTTTTTTATGTCACTGTTGATACtacaaaaaaatgaaatgaaacGTGGTTAAAATGAAAAGGGCAATATACAAGAAAACTACATTTTAGTTGTTATTGTCGTGGTAAACTATAAATTGGAAATATTTTCTAAACCACACAAGTTTGACTGTTTCACTATATTTCTATGCGACTATTTgactaatgaaaaaaaaattattaaatttgaatgggtttattaaaataaattgagTCACAGAAGTATGGCGAGTCTATAGAAAAACCATATGGTTCCCTACCTAAGTTCTACCATGTCGGTTCAAAAGAAAACTAAGTTAATCGGATTTGTTCAATTAAAAACTTTTTTACTAAAATCAATTTAAACTTTGAGTAAAATTAGTCTAGGCCTCAACAAACCTAATGATGTTTAATTATGAAAGATGCAACATCTACTTATAATAGAATAGAAGACTCTCGACGATTTTCTTTTAGGAGTGAATGTGAGACTTCTGCCTTTCACCAAATATGCTATAATTTATATCGTCTATGTACCATTTTTTCCTTCCTTTATTTTGCCAAATACTATAAGATAGGTCCTTCAATTTTTTAAAAATGGGTTCTAAACCTTTTGGTATGTAATTTCTAATAAACTTTATAAATTTAGTACATCCATAATGTATTGAACTTCATAAAGTTCAATAGATTGTTACATCGTATTTTTACAATCCATAcaactttattattattttttttcctacaatgcattgaactctgtAAACTTCAATAGAATATTATAAAAAGTAATTTATAGTATATATTTAAGaactaaaaactttttttttccattaaagagttcaatggtcattgaactctAAATGCATCGAATGCCAAGATGACATCTCATAATGGTAGAGTTTCATCTATTGAATGATACCTAGATTAGTCACCTCATTCAACTCTCTCATTAAACTCATCATTGTGGATGCTCTTAGGTGGATCAAAGGAGTCACCTTCGGCAAATATAGACTTGCCATTACACAGTTGTGTAAATTGACCAAAatattaattgtttatatgtAGTTTGTTTTGATTTACAATATTTCCTATCTTAACCACTTTgacctccaccaaacttttttgAACTTTATCTCTTTTGATTATTGTGAATTGAGATTGCTCAACCTTTTTTTGGTTTTTAGCAACCTTCAATGATACGTTGGAATCTATCTATATCTTATATAACTTAAGGAAACTTTTGTTGATTTTTCGAAAGCATTTTATTTCAAGGCCACATGGCATGTCTAATTTAgtgttatttaaaagaaaaaatagtCTTTGGTACACTGTCGTTTTCCAACGAGTCGTTCTTTTGGGAGAGGCTCTTTGCTAGGTTGGATTTATGGGTTCTTCTGGCTTATTAATCTAGGATGTTAGATGTATTGTAACCAAGTGGGTTGTTCAGTTCTTGCTTATTAATCTAACATGTTAGATGTTGTTTGTTATATGTATAAATGACGTATAAGATGAATTAATTGTAGATATAATAGTTGTGATAGTTATAACTGTTGTAACTATTGTATTGTTTGAGATGGCTTCAAAATATCATTTGATTATAGTGACTTGAATACTAACATTGATAAATTGAAGTTCAAGGGATGTGTTATTCATTTATGGAAGCAACATGTTTATTGAAGCCTTTTAAATTGAACAATATTGATATTGTTGTAATGGATGAGAGGACATCGATTTGTCGTGGATAAGTTTTCTCCCTTTTGTTTATATTGGTAAAGTTTTTTATTATCTGTTTGTCTGTATGATAATTTCAAGAAAATTGTATCTCAGCTACCATCAAGAAGGCTTTGATTTGACAGTTTAGAGGATTGTTGAATAAAGGAACTATGTATGCTTTTTCGAATTTCTTTCTCGATGGTAAGCTTTCCTGTTTGAAAAAGGTAGatcatatatttaaattaatttttcagAAAATTGTATGTTAAGGCCATAACATATAGATCCCTCTAGTATAAGCTCTTATTGTTTTTCCAAGTTTGGACACATTATTTTAGATCATGCTAGGGTGAGTATGCAATTAGTAAGTAGGCTTTACTATCGAAAATAAACTTCCTTTTATACTTGTGTTGTCTGTCCCGATATTTTTGAATTATACGTTGTTTCGTTTTGTAGACATGATTGGTGTAGTGACAAGATATATTGAATTGATGTTGAGCATGAAGGTTGATCGGTCTACTAAGAGGGTGTCTTTTGAATTATAAGATCTTCAACGTATAATTAGTTAGACTATTTTATGTACTTTTGTTGGGATAAAATTAGCAGGTGTATGAATACTAATTGATATTTGTTGTCCAGTATGGATCGTATTCATTGTATTCATATTTCTTTAAATGAATATGTAATGGTCATCAATCATGTTGGTAGGATTCGACGATGGCAATGTATGTACTCTTTATGTAATATCCATCGGTTTGGATTAaataatgaaatataaatatCTTTATTGTTTTATAAGTTAGCCATGGTATATATGTTCATGGTTGTTACAGCTAGTGTTGTGGTTAGTAACTACTTTTTGGGGAAatgttaattgttaattaaagagTCGACGATGTTGTGGACTTAAGAAATGATATAGAACATGTTCAAATATAAGGAAAAGGTACATTTTAAAAAGCTACACTCTTAGTTTCCCAATGGTATTTTCATTTCATCGGAGATTCAAGCAATGGTTTTTGAATCGATGAATTTCGTGGATATAGAAGTTCTAAAGGTTGATCTTACCATGGATGAATTTGCCCCTGGTTGCCAAAGGATATTGACCATTTCTCTTAGGGGCTTCAAGGTATGTATTAACTGAGAGTCTACCAGAGGAGATTGATTTTAGATTTGTTGGTAGTGTTAGGCTGTTGTTTGGTGTGCAATCTTTCAAGTGAGGTAAGcttctaattttttttctttcctcCTCCTTTGGTGCGTTTTTCATCCCAAAACCACTACCATCGTCGGCTGCCATGGTCACCATCATCAACCACCATTCGTAAATGTGCAAGGGTGGCACAAGGTTTGTGTTCCATCTTATGTCCTTGTGTCTTTTGATTGAGGAGTGGATGCCTAAAACCCTAGTTTGGTGTTTTCTCTTTTAGGCAATGTACTTTCGATTTGTGATTTTTGGATCATCAAATGGCTATTAAGTATACCCTACATCTTTTGGTTTTAAAGCATATATTCTTCCATCATTGATGATAATTCCCTTAAGGACTTAATGGGTTGAAAAGCTAGCTTAGCACAAGACACAAAGTTATGATTTGTTGTGAGTTTCCCTACTCTGTCTAGAATTTTGAAAGATCGTAACTAATTCTACAGAAGTCATTTTTGCTAGAAACCGATGCCCAAAGTTCAGAAATTGAGTCTACTTTATTTCATTAGTTTTGGCTATAAGTTGGAAACTACTCTAACAAGGGTGAAAGGTAATATTTTCACTGACGGGTTCAATTTGAGTTGCTATAACATGTtgtttcataaaattcataacAAATAGTATAAAAATCGTATGGATTTGTTTAAGTAGTACTTGGTAAGATAAGATACAAAAATAATGgaatataaattttgattttagttTTGACATGATTTAGTGGGGTTAAGTAGTCTTGACCAGACTGTTGTTTTTCGTTAGTTTTTGGGAAAATAACCTAAAGGACTTATATTTGTGTTAAGATGTAAAGGGTTAATATTAATACACTTTTAGTGATATTATATGGAGGTTGTGAGGTATATTGATCTCATTTGTTTCTTGTAGGTTTGCTTGAGGTTTACGCTGCGGTTGAGGTGAGTTTATCACTACAATATATAGATATTGTACATTGTTTACGTTAGCCCATGTGCGCTTATAGGATATATGTGGGTTGTACTAGGTTGTGTTATTTGTTGGATTAAGGTTTCTGtgctcataactaaattgatatatacttgaattaaaagtaaagtcctttgggttgccctcataactcgtaacaaaataaaatgacatttggagagagagagagagggggggggatCATTTGTTCGTTtattatgtgaataatgaattaattagaaatgatttattaatataatatttggttaatatattaattggaaatggtagtaattaattaagaattaatcataattaatttagaTTTAATTATGggttaattaattataattaattaaaggtgtAATGACTTAAGTTGTAATTATtcaagagttaaacaaggaaGGGTTTCAGAACCTTCCTTGATAGGGAGGGTTTTGAGGAGacccaattagggtttctggaagcctTATAAAGATAAGGATATTGGATAACCACttgaatttgaaatattattattttattaaggaTTAAGGTTTCCGGGGTTTTCCTATCAACTACAAATAGGACCCCTTGGGTACCTATTTTTCATCCACTCAATACACCAAAAGGATAGCCAAAACTTCTCTCCTCTCCTCCTTTATCCTCTTGTCTTCTAGTTGCTGGAGTTTAGGTACAAGCCATtaaaggcactaagcttttgctgCTAGTTTTCTAAAGAGGCAAAGTAAAGGAATCAAGatttattttctataataaatCTAAGGTACATAAACCCTAATCCTTGTAGTTACGATTTTATTAGGGTTTCTCTAGGGTTCTTCATATTCATAGTATGTTGCCATTATTTTTGGAGACGTAGATCCTTTATAGATTGCATGTCTCCTTAAGTATTTAGTGTATTTTCCACAATCACATGTTTTgttataacctataaaacccatcaatgttaTAAGAGCCTTGGTCTCACAATTAATTGTGCATGAGGTGAATTGATCAAGCTAGGGTTTATCGAAAATAATTCCTTGCCCCTTGAGATTTTGACTTTTCTAGGGTTTCTTGAAAGCCTAGCCTCCTTgccttatttttgaaaattacctAGGGTTTCCTAGGGTTCTACTTTCCTTGACTTGTTATTTTAAATGCCTTAAAATATAAACAACTGAAACTTTGTAactctaaccctaatttcgaaaattagaAGGATacggattaaatttgaattatttaattaaaggtataattaaaaatagttatttaattcctaagtgatttaattaacttaatatttttttaattaaaagataaacatTAGATGAAGACTagtttaaattgataaattaattatattattattctaGATAATTGATATTAAACCTTGCGTTTTAagatgttttaaaatacacctatatatatatatatatatatatatatatatatatatatatatatatatatattaaaagattaattactATATGCATAATAAAAGTCAGTTGAATcaatagtatgcctcattcacaaagcatGTTATAGGGAGGGGTATAAGTTAATGACCTATAAAATTTTAACATGCaaaaaatcaaggtaaaattttcaattttaaaaccaACCGGAAAACCATGTTTACAAAACATAATTCCCAATTGTCAAAATCACAAATCAGAGTTTTTCCCAAGAACAAATCTCATAAAATCCGAAGGGTGTGCATGATCACACCATCTTCTTGCCCTGATCATCTGATGTATCTGAAACCATGAAACCAAATTGTaaaccaaagcttagtgagttcccctaaagtaccacacacaaccaaacaaatatacatattgcatgttgggtccacaacctcccgaTTAGATTACCCAGGACCACAACCTCTCGGTTAGATTGCTATACATATTGCATGTTGGGTCCACAACTCCTGGTTGGATTACCTTGGCTCGTAACCTCCCGATTGGATTAACCTAGCCCATAAACTCCATGTTGGAATGCCACTTTGTCCTACAATCTCCCGATTGGATTGCCCCGGGTTTGTTCACTTTTAGCataaagcagtacaacctcaacccagccacactatgtcgacatatgtaacagataaacatataactgAAAGTACGGGTAATCACATAGATCtaccaatataacatataataaacatagcatcatcctatattccAGGATACATAAGCTAATAAGTCAGCATTAGTGCATTCGACTCACGAGTACAGTGAGTAGAAATTCACCTGAAATGAAGAACCCCAAAAAATGTGACGCGTTTACCTTCTACATTGATTGCTCCCATGAGCTCGCTATCACGAAATCTTGGAAGAAACTTAATCAATAGCCCAAATCCTTTtaagtttgacccaaagtcaaactggtcTAAAAGTTAACGGTTaatggtcaacgaaagtcaatagTCAAACTACCCCTCACG of the Lactuca sativa cultivar Salinas chromosome 6, Lsat_Salinas_v11, whole genome shotgun sequence genome contains:
- the LOC111914156 gene encoding UDP-glycosyltransferase 85C2; translated protein: METMAKTEKKPHVIFIPLPAQSHVKAMLKLAQLLHHKGLQITFINTEFIHKRLLKSGGVHSLDGSNGFQFASIPDSIPRSSEDDDGLEHLLHCVETHFLTPFLDLATKLSSPPTLIISDGFMSVFTIDAAKKLGIPVMLYWTLAACGFMGFYQTKSLMEKGLTPLKDESYLTNGFLETIVDWIPGMKRIQLKHLPTNIRTTDPTDKLFTFSMEATQNAHKVSYNIIHTFDTLETSLVDALSSMIPHVYTVGPVQLLLNQIPAKERQAQMSNFNGYSLWKEETECLQWLESKELNSVIYVNYGSSTVMSLQDLIEFGWGLANSNHYFLWIIRSDVVVGESAVLPPEFEEVIKKRGFIGSWCPQEKVLEHPSIGGFLTHGGWGSTIESLSAGVPMICWPYLWDQLTNCRYICKEWEVGMEMEKEVKREEVSKLVKELMGDGGHMMRKKALEWKEKALLATAPNGSSTLNVNNLVEEIIMLSRN